A single region of the Candidatus Aegiribacteria sp. genome encodes:
- a CDS encoding M42 family peptidase codes for MDLLKKMCEADGVSGHEDEIVVLFKEALEGYVDYFSTDAMKNIIAFKSGTDGDSRLKVMLAGHIDEIGFLVNNIDAKGFASVVPVGGWDSANIMGHTVRVHTRNSGVLTAVMNRRWEPTLKQRNTTAEKDKLYLDFGLPGDKVKEMVGRGDWVSMDTSFREFGDCLVAKAFDDRIGAYIIIEAMKKYNNPSIDVYAVGTAQEEVGLRGSAVAAQTIKPDIGIAVDITGSGDTPEFPARMRIAELGKGVAIKQMDASVICSTSLVEYMRKLAEQNNIDHQMEILVRGGTDTSSMQRFGPGAHSTCLSIPTRYGHSPVAVIHRHDVQCAIDLLVAFLNDIGSDTEL; via the coding sequence ATGGATCTCCTGAAAAAGATGTGTGAAGCAGACGGAGTATCGGGCCATGAAGACGAGATAGTAGTTCTGTTTAAGGAGGCCCTTGAAGGTTACGTTGACTATTTCTCAACGGATGCAATGAAAAACATAATTGCGTTCAAATCGGGTACGGATGGAGATTCACGTCTGAAGGTAATGCTTGCGGGTCACATTGATGAGATTGGTTTCCTGGTAAACAACATCGATGCAAAAGGTTTCGCATCTGTTGTACCTGTAGGCGGATGGGATTCCGCGAATATCATGGGACATACTGTCCGTGTTCATACCAGAAACAGCGGCGTGCTGACCGCCGTGATGAATCGAAGATGGGAACCAACGCTCAAGCAGCGCAACACCACAGCTGAGAAAGACAAACTGTACCTTGATTTTGGTCTGCCGGGAGACAAAGTAAAAGAAATGGTGGGTCGCGGTGACTGGGTCTCGATGGATACATCCTTTCGCGAATTCGGTGATTGTCTTGTAGCGAAAGCATTCGATGACCGCATCGGAGCGTACATCATCATAGAAGCCATGAAGAAATACAATAATCCATCCATCGATGTTTATGCGGTTGGAACTGCTCAGGAAGAAGTGGGGCTGCGGGGTTCAGCGGTCGCCGCACAGACGATAAAACCTGATATTGGAATAGCAGTGGACATCACCGGCTCAGGAGATACTCCGGAATTTCCGGCAAGAATGAGAATCGCTGAGCTTGGCAAAGGTGTTGCCATCAAACAGATGGACGCCAGTGTAATATGCTCCACTTCTCTTGTGGAATACATGAGAAAACTCGCTGAACAGAATAACATCGATCATCAGATGGAAATACTTGTTCGCGGCGGAACGGATACTTCCAGTATGCAGAGATTCGGTCCGGGCGCGCATTCCACGTGTCTTTCCATACCCACTCGATACGGTCACAGTCCTGTGGCTGTCATTCACAGGCACGATGTTCAATGTGCGATAGATCTGCTTGTCGCGTTCCTCAACGATATCGGATCCGACACAGAACTGTAA
- a CDS encoding alanine--tRNA ligase, whose amino-acid sequence MTSDELKQLYIDFFRERGHTVIQGSSLIPENDSTILYTPAGMQPLVPFLLGEKHPAGRRLVDVQKCVRTGDIDEVGDSTHLTFFEMLGNWSLGDYFKREAIEWSYEFLTSGEWLGFGVNQIHVTVFEGDDQVRPDEEAAAIWEETGIPRDRIYFMGRKDNWWGPTGNTGPCGPDTEIFIDTGRTPCCPDCRPGCGCGKYFEIWNDVFMQYRRTEDGSYVPLEQKNVDTGMGVERTIAMMNGSETVFDIREFQPLFGFLKKFAGIGSQPDSETIRSLRVISDHIRTATHILGDDQGVPPSNLDRGYVLRRLIRLAIRHGRKLGIDEPFTHRLAEVVLETEASAHDELARNRRFILDELSSEEIRFEKTLQAGLREFDKLLPNLQKNPAKTIPGRIAFRLYDTYGFPVEFTAEMAAEHGMTVDMSGYSKAFEKHRELSRRGSENKFKGGLADNSEMVTKLHTATHLLHQALRDVLGEHVEQKGSNITEKRLRFDFSHPAAMTVDEKADVELKVNEIIASDLPVNCVEMELEEALEKGAIGLFRSKYGEKVKVYTIGNYSIEICGGPHVAHTGELGTFRIAKEMSSSSGVRRIRAVLE is encoded by the coding sequence ATGACTTCAGATGAATTGAAACAGCTCTATATCGATTTTTTCAGAGAAAGAGGACATACTGTTATTCAGGGCTCATCACTGATCCCTGAAAACGATTCCACAATACTCTATACACCTGCCGGTATGCAGCCGCTCGTACCATTTCTCCTCGGTGAGAAACATCCAGCCGGCCGGAGGCTGGTTGATGTTCAGAAATGTGTACGAACGGGAGATATTGATGAAGTAGGTGATTCCACACACCTGACCTTTTTTGAAATGCTCGGTAACTGGTCTCTCGGCGATTACTTCAAGCGTGAAGCGATTGAATGGAGTTATGAGTTCCTGACATCCGGAGAATGGCTTGGGTTCGGAGTGAACCAGATTCATGTCACTGTATTCGAAGGTGATGATCAGGTGCGTCCTGATGAAGAAGCAGCTGCTATCTGGGAGGAAACCGGTATTCCTCGCGACAGGATATACTTCATGGGACGGAAGGATAACTGGTGGGGACCTACCGGAAATACCGGACCATGCGGTCCTGATACCGAGATATTCATTGATACAGGAAGAACTCCATGTTGCCCGGATTGCAGACCGGGATGCGGCTGCGGGAAGTATTTCGAAATATGGAACGATGTCTTCATGCAGTACCGCCGAACAGAAGACGGCAGCTACGTTCCGCTTGAACAGAAGAACGTTGATACCGGCATGGGCGTGGAAAGAACCATAGCCATGATGAACGGTTCCGAGACGGTATTCGATATTCGCGAATTCCAGCCTTTATTCGGTTTTCTGAAAAAGTTCGCTGGTATTGGTTCACAACCTGACAGCGAAACTATCAGGTCTCTCCGGGTTATTTCAGATCATATCAGAACAGCCACTCACATTCTTGGCGACGATCAGGGAGTACCACCCTCGAATCTCGACAGAGGATACGTTCTCAGAAGGCTGATCAGGCTCGCGATAAGGCATGGCAGAAAGCTCGGGATTGATGAACCGTTCACTCACAGGCTCGCAGAGGTTGTATTAGAAACGGAAGCTTCCGCTCACGATGAACTTGCCAGGAACAGAAGATTCATACTGGATGAGCTGTCGTCGGAAGAAATACGTTTCGAGAAGACATTGCAGGCAGGATTGCGTGAATTCGATAAATTGCTGCCCAACCTTCAGAAAAATCCCGCAAAAACCATTCCCGGAAGAATAGCATTCAGATTGTATGACACCTACGGATTTCCTGTGGAGTTCACAGCTGAGATGGCAGCGGAACATGGCATGACTGTTGACATGAGCGGTTACAGCAAGGCATTTGAAAAACATAGAGAGCTTTCCAGACGGGGAAGTGAGAACAAATTCAAAGGTGGCCTTGCTGACAACAGCGAAATGGTAACAAAGCTGCATACTGCTACTCACCTTCTACACCAGGCTCTTCGAGATGTTCTGGGAGAACATGTGGAGCAGAAGGGAAGCAATATCACGGAAAAGAGACTGAGATTCGATTTCAGTCACCCGGCAGCAATGACTGTTGATGAGAAGGCTGATGTTGAGTTGAAAGTAAATGAGATAATTGCTTCTGATCTACCTGTAAATTGTGTGGAAATGGAACTTGAGGAGGCTCTTGAAAAGGGTGCAATAGGTTTATTCCGCAGCAAGTACGGTGAGAAAGTAAAAGTATATACGATTGGGAATTACTCGATTGAAATATGTGGCGGTCCCCATGTCGCTCATACTGGAGAACTCGGGACGTTCAGAATCGCTAAGGAGATGAGTTCTTCCAGTGGCGTCAGAAGGATAAGGGCGGTGCTTGAATGA
- a CDS encoding GNAT family N-acetyltransferase: MSFTIEEVTSRNQLREFIDLPFRLYRDNPYWVPPIRFFQKELFNKKKHPFHEHGDVTLLVARNDQREVTGRIAVIVNHTHNEYHNEKTGFFGFLESEENSGLFKLLLAEAEKRLREAGMDTIRGPMNFSTNEECGLLVKGFDSRPPIMMPYNYRWYADALDSSGYLKSKDLLAYYLDSDKTDYSRFSRIADLVVKRHGIRIRDFCVKNIHREVPVIMDIYNDCWHDNWGFVPMSKRELDMMADELKMIMLPELGPIVEIEGKPVAFAIALPDANQAFARANGNLIRAVFALKVPLFRTKINQVRVLLLGVRKEFRGRGIEALLIHRIIEASIERNMGRGELSWVLEDNHSMRRILEKDLNADQYRTYRIFQKNI; this comes from the coding sequence ATGTCTTTCACAATCGAGGAAGTGACCAGCAGGAATCAGCTAAGAGAGTTCATCGATCTGCCATTCAGACTGTACAGGGATAATCCTTACTGGGTTCCACCGATCAGGTTTTTTCAGAAGGAGCTTTTCAATAAAAAGAAGCATCCTTTTCATGAACATGGGGATGTTACTCTTTTGGTCGCCCGGAACGATCAGCGTGAAGTTACAGGACGCATTGCGGTAATAGTAAATCATACACATAACGAATACCATAATGAGAAGACCGGTTTTTTCGGGTTCCTCGAGAGTGAGGAGAATTCCGGGCTGTTCAAACTGCTTCTTGCTGAAGCTGAAAAAAGGCTTCGTGAAGCAGGTATGGATACAATCAGAGGACCGATGAACTTCTCCACAAACGAGGAGTGTGGTCTGCTTGTAAAAGGTTTTGATTCCAGACCACCGATAATGATGCCTTACAACTACAGGTGGTATGCAGACGCTCTTGACAGTAGTGGATATCTTAAGAGCAAGGATCTGCTGGCTTATTACCTGGATTCGGATAAAACCGATTACTCCAGGTTTTCCCGTATTGCTGATCTCGTAGTAAAAAGGCACGGTATCAGAATCAGGGATTTCTGCGTGAAGAATATTCACCGTGAAGTACCGGTAATCATGGATATTTACAATGATTGCTGGCACGATAACTGGGGATTTGTACCTATGAGCAAAAGGGAACTCGATATGATGGCTGATGAACTCAAGATGATAATGCTTCCCGAGCTTGGTCCGATTGTTGAGATTGAAGGAAAACCGGTTGCTTTTGCCATTGCGCTTCCGGATGCAAACCAGGCATTTGCCAGAGCGAATGGCAACCTCATCCGTGCAGTATTCGCGTTGAAAGTTCCTTTGTTCCGCACGAAGATCAATCAGGTAAGAGTGCTTCTTCTTGGTGTTCGAAAGGAGTTTCGCGGACGGGGAATCGAAGCGCTCCTTATACACAGAATCATAGAGGCCAGTATTGAGAGAAATATGGGCCGGGGGGAACTGTCATGGGTACTTGAGGATAACCACTCCATGAGAAGAATACTTGAAAAAGATCTTAATGCCGATCAGTATCGAACTTACAGAATATTTCAGAAGAACATCTAA